DNA sequence from the Thermococcus gammatolerans EJ3 genome:
CAAGTTATACATGGTGATACCTTTGGTTAGCATACGCCTCAAGGTTGGGCCCAAGGGACAGATAGTAATCCCCAAGGTTTTCCGCGAGGCCTACGGTATAAAGGAGGGCGGGGAAGTGATAGTCGAGCCTACGGAGGAGGGTCTCGTTATTAAAAAGCCGCCGAGCAAAGAGGAACTCCTAAGAAAGCTCAAGGAGTATCACGAGAAGCGAAAAGGCACTAAGCCGGCAAAACTGGGAGAGCTCAAAGGGATAAGCCTCGAAGACGAGTTCGACGAGGTCTGGGGGATTGAGGAATGAAGCTCTTCCTTGATACCAACCTTTTCGTTTACCTTAACTCGAGAATTCCAGAGGATATCGCCAACGAGCTCGATGAATTCTACGCGGACCTTACTCAGAAGCATGAGCTCTACACGGATGTGCTGGTTCTCGATGAGCTAATCCACGTCTCAAAGCGCAAGTATGGAATAGCTTACAAGGATACTCTCGAATTCATAGACGACATTGTTCTGCCCGCGGTTAGAGTCCTTCCCCTGACATTTCAGGACTATTTAACAGCCAAGGGAATTATCCTCCAATACGGCCTCCGCCCTTCGGATGCCCTTCACGTTGCGGTTATCGAGAACAACGGCCTGCAGGTGATAGTAAGCGAGGATGAGGATTTTGACGTTCTTCCGCTCAAACGGGTTTGGCTGGGTGGTTGAGATGGGGGTTTACAAGGTCAAGTTCGGCGAACCAGAGCTCGGTTGGGTTGTCCTCGTTCACGGTCTTGGGGAGCACAGCGGGAGGTATGGGAGACTGATTAGGGAGCTCAACGAAGCTGGCTTTGCCATTTACGCCTTCGACTGGCCCGGCCACGGTAAAAGCCCCGGTAAGAGGGGACACACCAGCGTCGAAGAGGCCATGGAAATAATTGATTCCATAATTGAGGAATTAGGTGAGAAGCCTTTCCTCTTCGGCCATAGCCTCGGCGGTTTAACGGTTGTCAGATACGCCGAGACGAGGCCTGACAAAATTAGGGGTGTAATCGCTTCATCACCTGCACTCGCCAAGAGCCCCGAGACGCCTGGCTTCATGGTTGCCCTCGCAAAGTTCCTCGGAAGGGTCGCCCCTGGCCTTGTTCTCTCCAACGGCATAAGGCCGGAGCTCCTCTCAAGGAGCAGAGACGCCGTAAGGAAGTACGTTGAAGACCCGCTTGTCCACGACAGGATTTCTGCCAAACTCGGAAGGAGCATCTTCGTGAACATGGAGCTTGCTCACAGAGAGGCGGAAAGGATCAGAGTTCCCGTTCTCCTGCTCGTTGGTACTGCGGATATCATAACTCCACCGGAAGGCGCGAGAAAGCTTTTCAAAAGGCTTAAGGTTGAGGACAAAACGCTCAGGGAGTTTGAAGGTGCCTACCATGAGATATTTGAAGATCCCGAGTGGGCGGATGAGTTCCATAGGGCAATCGTTGAATGGCTTGTTGAGCGTGTTCGAAATAAACCAAGATAAAAGGGTGAGTTCATGAGGGTGCTTGTTTACAGAAGGTATTCGAAGAGGTACGTGATTTTTATTATCGTACTCTTCGTGCTAATCACTGCGGTTATGCTCAAAGTCGCTCTCATCGCCCCCTCCCAAGTTGCACCCTCCTTCCATGCTCTCGCGGCAGTGGTTACAGCTGTTTCCATTGCGATTGTCTTGTTCGCGTTCAGGAACTATCGCGCTGAAGATAACGCGCTTGGAGCACTCCCAGATCAAGTGATGGGTTGGAAGATAGTCTTCCCCGCCCAGATAGAGTACGAGGTCGGGGTTTACAGGAGCAGGGGAGAATGGAGGAGGGGAGGAAGGGGAAACTATGTATGGTCTCATTCGTTCGATGTCCGTTCGAGGGGAATGGGGTCGGAAGTGGAACTCCCGGAAGGGCCCTTCCTAATTACAGTGAAGAGGAACGGGGACGGCTTCATTGAGTTTCCGGCTCTGAGGATTGTCTCCGGGCCCGGTGAGGGTTTGCTCATGCTCGTGGCGACGCGCGAAGGTGAAGTCACCGGTTCGGGCAGGATAGTTGCCACATGGGAAAACGATGAGGCTGAGCTTGTATTCGAGGGCAGGGGTAAAACGATAGAGGGCAGCGTCTACGGGAACCTGCTCAAGGCGCGGAAGGCCAAGGTCGAGATCTTTCACTCGGCCCTTGAATCAAACGTTTTCAGGATTGGGGAGGGCATCAACTTTTCCTTTTCGAAGAGACTCCTCCCTGAGGACGACGTTCTGATCATAGCCCATCGCACCATCTCCCCAAGGGAACTCCTCCGCCTGCTCGTGAGGGAGGATCCCTTTGGGGAGGACGGCTTTGAGTGCATAGCCGGTCACGGGAGGTATGGGATACGGCTCGCACTCGACGTTCCCCTCAGACTGGACATCGGCGAGGAAGGCAAATTTGAGGTGGTGTTAAGGAAAAGTGAAACTAAATGACCTCCCTCCTGTCGATGATGTGCTCCAGTTCGGGCCCCGTTTTTATGAGCCCGACGGGCACACCTACGCGCCCTTCTATTTCTTCCACGAACTCCCTGGCCTTTTTTGGAAGCCTATCGTAGTCGGTTACACCGAAGGCGTTCTTATCGTACTTGTCGAGCATCGTGAGCGCTATCATGGTTGCTCCATTGATTCTCGCCGAATAGCGGGCGAAATCAAAGTCGAACCAGCCGACGCGTCTCCTCCTTCCAGTCACCGTCCCGTACTCGACGAGGCCAAGTTTTTCAGCTTCCTCCTGGCTCATCTCCGTCGGGAAAGGTCCAGCGCCGACCCTCGTTGGAAAGCTCTTGAAGACGACTATAACGTCGTCAACCCTCGTCGGGCCTATTCCGACGTCGCTTGCTATGGCGGAGGCTGTGGTGTCCTTGGAGGTCACGTAGGGGTAGGTGCCGTAGTAGAGGCTCAGCCCGAAGCCCTGGGTTCCCTCGATGAGGACGAGCTTTCCCTCGTCGAGCGCGTCGTTGATTTCCTGGGCCACGTCGGTTAGATAAGGTTCGAGCTCGGGAACCTCCTTTGCGAGCTTTGCCTTTCGCATGACCCTGTCCGCATTAGCAGGTCCGCAACCGCTTCCCGTCGTCCCTATCTTGTCGTGGAGGTGGCTGTTGGAGCGATCAAGCTGTTTATGCTTCTCCTCGATTATCGCACAGCGGTGGTCTATCCCCACCCTCCCGGCGACGTTGAAGTCCTTGAGGTGCTCAAGCTCGTGGAAGAACACCTCAGGATCGACAAGAACGCCTGCTCCGATGAGGAGCCTCGCTTTGGTCTGTATAAAGCCGGTCGGGAGCTGTCTCACCGCGTATCTCTTCCCGTTGATAAAAACGCTGTGTCCCGCGTTCGTTCCAACACCGCCACGCGCTATGACCTCGGGTTCGTCTTTTAGGGCGAGGTAGGCTATGATAGAACCCTTACCTTCATCTCCCCATTGACCGCCAACGACGATGTAGCTCGGCATGGCTCCTTACCAACGTTTAAGTCAAGAGGGCCCTTATAATGGTTTCGAATTGGACATTTCAATGTTAATGGAAGACGGGAAATGTCTGAAAAAGATTAAAACTCTTGATTAACACCAACGGTTGGGGATTGGAATGAGAAACAGGCTGGTAGTTATCACTGGCGGGGCCGGCTTCATAGGCTCACACATAGCCTGGGAACTCGTCAAGGACAACGAGGTCATCGTGATCGACAACCTCTACACTGGTAGGGCCGAGAACGTCCCGCCGGGGGCGAAGCTCGTCAAGGCCGACATAAGGGACTACGACGCGATAGCCGAGCTGATAAGTCATGCTGACTACGTCTTCCACGAGGCGGCACAGGTGAGCGTCGTCGAGAGCATACGCGATCCGGTCTTTACAGAGGAGGTGAACGTCCTCGGAACGCTCAACATCCTCAGGGCCCTTCTCGAAGGACACGGAAAGCTCATATTTGCATCATCAGCGGCTGTTTACGGCGATAACCCCAACCTCCCGCTGAAGGAGACCGAACGGCCGAGACCGCTTTCACCATATGGCGTGACGAAGGCAACGGCCGAGGAGTACCTTCGCGTTTATCACGAGCTCTACGGTTTGCCCGTCGTCGCGCTCCGCTACTTCAACGTCTTCGGTCCGAGGCAAAGCGCCAACCAGTACGCTGGCGTTATAAGCATCTTCATAAAAAGGGCTTTAGCCGGAGAGCCTCTCGTAATCTTCGGCGACGGCAAACAGACGCGCGACTTCATCTACGTGAAGGACGTGGTTAAAGCTAACCTCCTCGTTGCTGAGAGCAGGCGTGCCAACGGTAGGGTCTTCAATGTCGCAACCGGAAGGCAAACGAGCATCCTA
Encoded proteins:
- a CDS encoding AbrB/MazE/SpoVT family DNA-binding domain-containing protein codes for the protein MVIPLVSIRLKVGPKGQIVIPKVFREAYGIKEGGEVIVEPTEEGLVIKKPPSKEELLRKLKEYHEKRKGTKPAKLGELKGISLEDEFDEVWGIEE
- a CDS encoding type II toxin-antitoxin system VapC family toxin produces the protein MKLFLDTNLFVYLNSRIPEDIANELDEFYADLTQKHELYTDVLVLDELIHVSKRKYGIAYKDTLEFIDDIVLPAVRVLPLTFQDYLTAKGIILQYGLRPSDALHVAVIENNGLQVIVSEDEDFDVLPLKRVWLGG
- a CDS encoding alpha/beta hydrolase, whose translation is MGVYKVKFGEPELGWVVLVHGLGEHSGRYGRLIRELNEAGFAIYAFDWPGHGKSPGKRGHTSVEEAMEIIDSIIEELGEKPFLFGHSLGGLTVVRYAETRPDKIRGVIASSPALAKSPETPGFMVALAKFLGRVAPGLVLSNGIRPELLSRSRDAVRKYVEDPLVHDRISAKLGRSIFVNMELAHREAERIRVPVLLLVGTADIITPPEGARKLFKRLKVEDKTLREFEGAYHEIFEDPEWADEFHRAIVEWLVERVRNKPR
- a CDS encoding adenylosuccinate synthetase; this translates as MPSYIVVGGQWGDEGKGSIIAYLALKDEPEVIARGGVGTNAGHSVFINGKRYAVRQLPTGFIQTKARLLIGAGVLVDPEVFFHELEHLKDFNVAGRVGIDHRCAIIEEKHKQLDRSNSHLHDKIGTTGSGCGPANADRVMRKAKLAKEVPELEPYLTDVAQEINDALDEGKLVLIEGTQGFGLSLYYGTYPYVTSKDTTASAIASDVGIGPTRVDDVIVVFKSFPTRVGAGPFPTEMSQEEAEKLGLVEYGTVTGRRRRVGWFDFDFARYSARINGATMIALTMLDKYDKNAFGVTDYDRLPKKAREFVEEIEGRVGVPVGLIKTGPELEHIIDRREVI
- a CDS encoding SDR family oxidoreductase produces the protein MRNRLVVITGGAGFIGSHIAWELVKDNEVIVIDNLYTGRAENVPPGAKLVKADIRDYDAIAELISHADYVFHEAAQVSVVESIRDPVFTEEVNVLGTLNILRALLEGHGKLIFASSAAVYGDNPNLPLKETERPRPLSPYGVTKATAEEYLRVYHELYGLPVVALRYFNVFGPRQSANQYAGVISIFIKRALAGEPLVIFGDGKQTRDFIYVKDVVKANLLVAESRRANGRVFNVATGRQTSILELAMKIVEITGTTSSIIFDKPRPGDIRHSLADIGEIRKLGFEPEFSLEEGLKRTVEFFRKTGEGAE